TTCTCACCCACCGCTGCCCGACCTCGTTACGGCCGAGCAGGCCAGGGAAGCGATGCCTGCAACACGCGTGGCGCTGGCCCTGGCGGATGTGGGCCTCGCCCTGCCGCGCCTCGACTCACGGCCCCTGGATGCTGAGGCAAGCGAGACAACAAGCGTGCACCGTGCCGTGCAGCATGCCGCGGCGGTGCCTGACGATAGGCGTCAGCAGGCGGCCCGCGAGGCGGCGGAGGCGCGCTATGTCGAGGCTTGGACAAGGCGCATCGAGGAGTACGGCAATCACGACTACCCGGTTCCGGCACGGCTGCAGGGCGAAGTGCGAATTCGTGTCGTGATTGGCCACGACGGGGAGCTACGGCAGGCAGAGGTGGTACAATCGTCGCATCATCCCGAAATCGATCGGGTAGCGATGGCGACCGTGCAAGGCGCGGCACCCTATCCCCGCTTCGATCGCGGCATGGAAGCGCTAGACTCGCTCTCCATCACTCGCGTCTGGCGTTTCGGGAACGGCAACGATTTCGGCGTGCAATAGGGGCGGTCACGGCCCTGACGCCCGGGAGGCCCATGCAAAGTTTGAGAAACCACTTTCTTCTGGCGATGCCTCATCTCGAGGATCCCCACTTCGCCGGTAGCCTGAGCTACCTGTGCGATTATGACGAACACGGCACCATGGGCGTGATTGTCAATCGTCCTCTTGAGTTGATGCTGGACACCCTGTTCGAGCAACTCGAGCTTAGCGGCGATGAAAGCCCGCACCGCTCGGCTCCGGTCTACTTCGGCGGCCCTGTGCACAAGGATCGTGGCTTTATTCTCCACCGTGGCAGTGCCGCGGCCTGGGACTCCAGCCTGCAGGTCGGCGACGATATCGCGCTGACCACTTCCATGGACGTGCTCAAGGCGCTGGCCGATGGCACCGGTCCCGAGCATTTTCTGGTCTGCCTGGGGTGCTGCGGCTGGGAGGCCGGCCAGCTCGAGAATGAGCTCAAGGAGAATACCTGGCTGACCATCGAGGCCCAGGCCAGCATTCTGTTCGATGTGCCGCCGGAGCAGCGGCTGCAGGCGGCTGCCGGAAGTCTCGGCGTCGACCTGAACCTGATGAGCCGTGAGGCCGGCCACAGCTGATGGCGG
This DNA window, taken from Halomonas sp. TA22, encodes the following:
- a CDS encoding energy transducer TonB, producing the protein MASSLGDPIRYAPVTRSHRRLLAWALALLLHLALIGLFAGWTLVPELADPVRERRSLDVVLVGQAASEPVEAEAIAEASQHSLGEQAREPGEVLAPSFPQPAPARASLPSSLPQPSHPPLPDLVTAEQAREAMPATRVALALADVGLALPRLDSRPLDAEASETTSVHRAVQHAAAVPDDRRQQAAREAAEARYVEAWTRRIEEYGNHDYPVPARLQGEVRIRVVIGHDGELRQAEVVQSSHHPEIDRVAMATVQGAAPYPRFDRGMEALDSLSITRVWRFGNGNDFGVQ
- a CDS encoding YqgE/AlgH family protein: MQSLRNHFLLAMPHLEDPHFAGSLSYLCDYDEHGTMGVIVNRPLELMLDTLFEQLELSGDESPHRSAPVYFGGPVHKDRGFILHRGSAAAWDSSLQVGDDIALTTSMDVLKALADGTGPEHFLVCLGCCGWEAGQLENELKENTWLTIEAQASILFDVPPEQRLQAAAGSLGVDLNLMSREAGHS